Proteins from a single region of Chryseobacterium sp. W4I1:
- a CDS encoding efflux RND transporter periplasmic adaptor subunit, giving the protein MKKTLIYIIVAAVLIGLAAYKIADNKKKQTQEVKEVAKQVDKINVNVVTVTRENIDTDYSANGTFLPKQEMNQSSEIAGRIVNVLVKEGSRVSAGQTLATIKKDAIEVDVAQAQNNLQNAIIDNQRYENAFKTGGVTKQQVDNSRLQLKNAQAAVRAQGVRVNDASIRAGISGTINKKMVEPGTVVSVGTSMFEIVNINSLKLSVLVDESQVGRIQLGQEVPITVNVLPDDSFSGRITFIAPKSDASLNFPVEIEVQNRGNLKAGMYATALFKTNHGAETQNMLTVPAQAFANGVSSGQIFIVQNGTAKMITVKTGKVYGDKVQIISGLNGGEQVITSGQINLDNGSKINIVK; this is encoded by the coding sequence ATGAAAAAAACTTTAATATATATCATCGTAGCAGCTGTACTGATAGGTCTGGCAGCATACAAGATCGCTGACAACAAAAAGAAGCAGACGCAGGAAGTAAAAGAAGTTGCCAAGCAGGTAGATAAAATTAATGTAAATGTTGTTACCGTAACAAGAGAAAACATCGATACAGATTACTCAGCCAACGGAACTTTCCTTCCAAAACAGGAAATGAACCAGTCTTCTGAAATCGCAGGACGTATTGTGAATGTCCTGGTAAAAGAAGGATCAAGAGTTTCTGCCGGACAAACTTTGGCAACCATTAAAAAAGATGCTATTGAAGTAGATGTTGCACAGGCTCAAAATAATTTGCAGAATGCCATTATCGACAATCAGCGTTATGAAAATGCGTTTAAAACGGGAGGAGTTACCAAACAACAGGTTGACAACTCAAGATTACAGCTGAAAAATGCACAGGCTGCTGTAAGAGCACAGGGAGTAAGAGTAAATGATGCCAGTATCCGTGCAGGAATCAGTGGTACCATCAATAAAAAAATGGTTGAGCCGGGAACTGTAGTTTCAGTAGGAACTTCCATGTTTGAAATCGTTAATATCAATAGCCTTAAACTTTCTGTATTGGTTGATGAAAGCCAGGTTGGAAGAATTCAGTTAGGTCAGGAAGTTCCAATTACGGTCAACGTTTTACCGGATGATTCTTTCAGCGGAAGAATTACATTCATTGCTCCTAAAAGTGATGCTTCATTAAATTTCCCGGTTGAAATTGAAGTTCAGAACAGAGGAAACCTAAAAGCAGGGATGTACGCAACCGCTTTGTTCAAAACCAATCACGGTGCTGAAACTCAGAATATGTTGACGGTTCCCGCTCAAGCTTTCGCGAACGGGGTAAGCTCAGGACAGATCTTCATCGTTCAGAACGGAACTGCTAAAATGATTACTGTAAAAACCGGAAAAGTGTATGGTGATAAAGTTCAGATCATCAGCGGTCTTAACGGCGGTGAGCAGGTAATTACCAGCGGCCAGATCAACCTTGACAACGGTTCAAAAATCAATATCGTAAAGTAA
- a CDS encoding TolC family protein: MKRKRITATKLKIGIAAAFMIFGFSSVSAQQQVSLQEAIKQALQNKAEAKKAALQIKKAEYKIDEARAGALPQISATAGLTYNPVIQESLLEFGGERIRAQLGQPWSSTASVQLQQAIFDQRVFTGLKAAKSTREFYVLNAQLTNEQIIENVATAYYQVFVQEENLKTVEASYANTEKTRNVIKSLVDNGLAKAIDLDRTNVQLTNIGSNKQTLINSVELSKNALKFYMGVPISTDIELEEKTIEPRPELIASTVNLDDRTEIKVLNKNRELLQFNKKATEAYLYPTVSLVANYGWGGQGAKFPLTNGINNGVLWSDYSAIGLNINVPIFTGGATKAKINQAEIDIQDLDLDIQNTQLSLSLDYKNAITNMENALINIESMKDNVGLAERVQKNTQANYQYGLATLTEVLDAENALTQAKQNYANALLDYKQAEIKLIKAKGELNTLQNL; the protein is encoded by the coding sequence ATGAAAAGAAAACGTATAACTGCTACAAAGCTAAAAATTGGGATAGCTGCAGCATTTATGATTTTCGGCTTTTCATCCGTATCTGCCCAGCAGCAGGTTTCTCTACAGGAAGCCATCAAGCAGGCACTGCAGAATAAAGCAGAAGCCAAAAAGGCGGCGTTACAGATTAAAAAAGCGGAATACAAGATTGATGAGGCCAGAGCGGGAGCCTTGCCCCAGATAAGTGCCACGGCAGGGTTGACCTATAATCCTGTTATCCAGGAGTCTTTGCTTGAATTTGGAGGAGAGAGAATCAGAGCGCAACTGGGACAGCCATGGAGCTCAACAGCTTCTGTACAGCTACAGCAGGCAATCTTTGATCAGAGAGTTTTTACCGGTCTTAAAGCAGCAAAATCGACAAGAGAATTCTATGTTTTAAATGCTCAGTTAACGAACGAACAGATCATTGAGAATGTAGCAACAGCTTATTATCAGGTTTTTGTTCAGGAAGAGAATCTTAAAACAGTTGAAGCCAGCTACGCCAATACGGAAAAAACAAGAAATGTAATCAAAAGCTTGGTTGATAACGGATTGGCAAAAGCCATCGATTTAGATCGTACCAACGTTCAGCTGACCAATATTGGTTCAAACAAGCAGACATTAATCAATTCCGTAGAGCTTTCAAAAAATGCTCTGAAGTTTTATATGGGAGTTCCGATTTCTACAGATATTGAGCTTGAAGAAAAAACAATTGAACCAAGACCTGAACTGATAGCAAGTACTGTAAATCTGGATGACCGTACAGAAATTAAAGTTTTAAATAAAAACAGAGAACTTCTGCAGTTTAATAAAAAAGCCACGGAAGCTTATTTATATCCTACAGTGAGTTTGGTTGCCAATTACGGTTGGGGTGGTCAGGGAGCAAAATTCCCACTTACCAACGGGATTAACAATGGCGTTCTTTGGAGTGATTATTCAGCGATTGGTTTGAATATTAATGTTCCGATTTTCACCGGAGGAGCTACCAAAGCCAAAATTAATCAGGCAGAAATTGATATTCAGGATTTAGATTTAGATATCCAAAATACTCAGCTGAGCTTAAGTTTAGATTATAAAAATGCGATTACCAATATGGAGAATGCATTAATCAATATCGAAAGCATGAAAGATAATGTAGGATTGGCAGAAAGAGTTCAGAAAAATACGCAGGCCAACTACCAGTATGGTCTGGCAACGCTTACAGAGGTTTTAGATGCCGAAAATGCTCTTACCCAGGCAAAACAGAACTATGCAAATGCTTTATTAGATTACAAACAGGCGGAAATAAAATTAATTAAAGCTAAAGGGGAACTAAACACACTACAAAACTTATAA
- a CDS encoding TetR/AcrR family transcriptional regulator, translated as MSNQAKKDQTQELIKETAKNLFFVKGKFDATTQEIADEAGVNRTLINYYFRSRDNLIQIIFDEAQRVEQEKSKIIQNADLPFKVKISKFIESSLSTSLQYPYLETYIVSQINKGNCHQREIEEDVLDTMYKDIEKEMELGNVEKMAPVQFILNMVSLLVFPSAIRPLFMENLMISDKEYDQIISERKEIIINMLFKN; from the coding sequence ATGTCAAATCAAGCAAAAAAAGACCAAACACAGGAATTGATTAAGGAGACAGCGAAGAATTTATTCTTTGTGAAAGGGAAGTTTGATGCTACTACCCAGGAGATCGCAGATGAAGCAGGAGTGAACAGAACACTGATTAACTACTATTTCCGTTCAAGGGATAACCTTATCCAGATCATTTTCGATGAAGCTCAAAGAGTGGAGCAGGAGAAATCGAAAATCATCCAGAATGCAGATCTGCCTTTTAAAGTGAAGATTAGCAAGTTCATAGAAAGCAGCCTTTCCACAAGTCTTCAGTATCCGTATCTGGAAACATACATTGTTTCACAGATTAATAAAGGAAACTGTCATCAGAGAGAAATTGAAGAAGATGTTCTTGACACTATGTACAAAGATATTGAGAAAGAGATGGAGCTTGGAAATGTTGAAAAAATGGCTCCGGTTCAGTTTATTCTGAATATGGTTTCCCTGCTAGTGTTCCCGAGTGCCATCAGGCCTTTATTTATGGAAAATCTGATGATCAGTGACAAGGAATATGACCAGATTATTTCAGAAAGAAAAGAGATCATTATCAATATGCTTTTTAAAAATTAA
- a CDS encoding S1 RNA-binding domain-containing protein, translated as MQLGKTQTLKISEKNYSGWILTDESGEKAFLPKVFTSDDQEIGDDVEVFVYQDDGKLKATTEIPLAEVGEYAVMSCVQSLPSGAFMDWGIIKDLFIPYKQQKSKIIEGKRYIVYLYVDEALNLITGTTKFKRNPQYENLPFQKGDKVDLLMMNESELGWNVVVNKKYIGLVYASDVFKKLYPLSEEGGYIKAIREDGKIDISLQPEGFENVDEFKQKILDKLEENYGLLYLSDKSSPGQIKEELHMSKKNFKKALGGLYKDKIVDISEDKIKLL; from the coding sequence ATGCAACTCGGAAAAACCCAGACTCTAAAAATTTCAGAAAAAAACTACTCAGGATGGATCTTGACGGATGAATCAGGCGAAAAAGCTTTCTTGCCTAAAGTATTCACCAGCGATGATCAGGAAATTGGTGATGACGTTGAAGTTTTTGTCTATCAGGATGACGGTAAATTAAAAGCAACCACTGAAATTCCATTGGCTGAAGTAGGCGAGTATGCCGTAATGAGCTGTGTGCAGAGCCTTCCAAGCGGAGCGTTCATGGATTGGGGGATTATTAAAGATCTTTTTATCCCGTATAAGCAGCAGAAATCCAAGATCATAGAAGGTAAAAGGTATATTGTTTACCTTTATGTAGATGAAGCCCTGAACCTGATCACCGGAACTACAAAATTCAAAAGAAACCCACAGTATGAAAATCTTCCTTTCCAGAAAGGGGATAAGGTAGATCTGCTTATGATGAATGAAAGTGAGCTGGGCTGGAATGTGGTAGTCAATAAAAAATACATCGGGCTTGTTTATGCTTCTGACGTATTCAAAAAGCTGTATCCTTTATCAGAAGAGGGTGGTTACATTAAGGCAATCCGTGAAGATGGTAAAATTGATATTTCTCTTCAGCCTGAAGGTTTTGAGAATGTAGATGAATTTAAGCAGAAGATCCTGGATAAGCTTGAAGAAAACTACGGCTTACTTTATCTTTCAGACAAATCCTCTCCTGGACAGATCAAAGAAGAGCTTCACATGAGTAAAAAGAATTTTAAGAAGGCACTCGGTGGACTTTACAAAGACAAGATCGTCGACATTTCAGAAGATAAGATCAAACTACTTTAA
- the lpdA gene encoding dihydrolipoyl dehydrogenase, giving the protein MSQFDVTVIGSGPGGYVAAIRAAQLGFKTAIIEKYPTLGGTCLNVGCIPSKALLDSSEHFENAKHNFAGHGIIINEPQADIARMIERKNEVVKQNTDGINYLMSKNKITVFEGVGSFESATQIKITKNDGSSETVESKYTIIATGSKPSSLPFISLDKERVITSTEALNLKEIPKHLVVIGGGVIGLELGSVYLRLGAQVTVVEFMDKIIPGMDGALSKELTKVLKKQGMKFMLSTAVSAVERNGDTVKITAKDKKGEEVTVEGDYCLVSVGRKPYTDGLGLEKAGVELDERGRVKTNDHLQTNVANIYAIGDVIKGAMLAHKAEEEGVLVAEQLAGQKPHINYNLIPGVVYTWPEVAGVGKTEEQLKEEGVAYKVGSFPMRALGRSRASGDIDGLVKIIADEKTDEVLGMHIIGARAADLIAEGVIAMEFRASAEDIARSSHAHPTYAEAIKEAALDATGKRPIHM; this is encoded by the coding sequence ATGAGTCAATTCGATGTTACCGTAATCGGTTCTGGTCCTGGAGGTTATGTAGCTGCGATCCGTGCAGCACAATTAGGTTTCAAAACAGCTATTATTGAAAAATATCCAACTTTAGGCGGAACTTGTCTTAATGTTGGATGTATTCCGTCAAAAGCGCTTTTAGACAGCTCTGAGCATTTCGAAAACGCAAAACACAATTTTGCCGGTCACGGAATCATTATCAATGAGCCACAAGCTGATATCGCAAGAATGATCGAGCGTAAAAACGAAGTGGTAAAGCAGAATACAGATGGAATCAACTACCTGATGAGCAAAAACAAAATCACTGTTTTTGAAGGGGTGGGAAGCTTCGAATCTGCAACTCAGATCAAAATAACAAAAAACGACGGTTCTTCTGAAACAGTTGAATCCAAATATACCATCATCGCAACTGGTTCTAAACCATCTTCACTACCTTTCATTTCTCTTGATAAAGAAAGAGTGATTACTTCTACAGAAGCCTTAAACCTTAAAGAAATCCCTAAGCACCTGGTAGTTATCGGTGGTGGGGTTATCGGTCTTGAATTAGGTTCTGTATATTTAAGATTAGGAGCTCAGGTAACTGTTGTTGAATTTATGGATAAGATCATTCCTGGAATGGATGGAGCTTTAAGCAAGGAATTAACTAAAGTTCTTAAGAAACAAGGAATGAAGTTTATGCTTTCTACTGCTGTTTCTGCTGTTGAAAGAAATGGAGACACTGTAAAAATTACTGCTAAAGATAAAAAAGGAGAAGAAGTAACCGTAGAAGGAGATTACTGTTTGGTTTCTGTTGGAAGAAAACCTTATACTGACGGTCTTGGATTGGAGAAAGCAGGTGTTGAGCTTGACGAAAGAGGAAGAGTAAAAACAAATGATCACTTACAGACTAATGTTGCCAATATCTACGCAATCGGAGACGTAATCAAAGGAGCAATGCTTGCTCACAAAGCTGAAGAAGAAGGAGTTTTGGTTGCTGAGCAATTGGCAGGTCAGAAACCTCACATCAACTACAACCTGATTCCTGGTGTTGTGTACACTTGGCCTGAAGTTGCTGGAGTTGGTAAAACTGAAGAGCAGTTAAAAGAAGAGGGAGTAGCATACAAAGTAGGTTCTTTCCCAATGAGAGCGTTAGGTAGAAGCCGTGCAAGTGGAGACATTGATGGTTTGGTTAAGATTATCGCAGACGAAAAAACTGATGAAGTTTTAGGAATGCACATCATCGGAGCAAGAGCTGCAGATCTTATTGCAGAAGGAGTAATTGCCATGGAATTCCGTGCAAGTGCAGAAGATATCGCAAGAAGTTCCCACGCTCACCCAACGTATGCTGAAGCTATTAAAGAAGCAGCATTGGATGCAACAGGTAAAAGACCTATTCATATGTAG
- a CDS encoding cupin domain-containing protein translates to MEKIKSATIAILILNSVVMLAQQNQISRKELLKTAIDQKIKTTEIQEITLAPGLQVPKHLHPCPVVGIIKSGEAIFQIEGQQKVILHEGEAFYEPKNVKILHFDNASAEKPLVFSAIYLKEGNEENIKLLK, encoded by the coding sequence ATGGAAAAAATTAAATCAGCCACTATTGCTATTTTGATATTGAATTCTGTTGTTATGCTGGCTCAGCAAAATCAAATTTCTAGAAAAGAATTATTAAAAACAGCTATTGATCAGAAAATCAAAACTACGGAAATTCAGGAAATAACGTTAGCACCGGGACTGCAAGTTCCGAAGCATCTTCATCCGTGTCCTGTGGTGGGAATAATAAAATCCGGGGAAGCTATTTTTCAGATAGAAGGTCAGCAGAAAGTAATACTTCATGAAGGAGAAGCCTTTTATGAACCGAAAAATGTGAAAATTCTTCATTTCGATAATGCATCAGCAGAAAAACCACTTGTTTTTTCAGCAATCTATCTGAAAGAAGGTAATGAAGAAAATATAAAATTATTGAAATAA
- a CDS encoding glycosyltransferase — MKKISVIFILPDLETGGAERIVTTIANHLSRDRFEPKILLLRKQGGYLNFLKEDVEIIDINTDRIRHSLKPILGEIYRRKPDIVFSGFGEVNAYLALFIRLFPRTKFIARETNVVTQHVTRKEIKFFYNFYNNYQKIIAQSDDMLNDLVDNFNIKKKKIVKINNPVDFDFINEKLSVSSKPESFKYNYKNVVAIGNLSARKGFDNLLKVFSRLKNENIMLHILGDGKDKDVLFQMKDFLGLKNVVFHGRQDNPYQFLKYADLFILSSRYEGFPNVLLEAGACGTYSLANNCPGGINEIIQHQVNGEVANIEDYEDFSQKIMKVLQGNYNADGIKNSIRSRFSKDIILDKYERLLLNLANKS; from the coding sequence ATGAAAAAGATTTCTGTCATATTCATTCTGCCGGATTTGGAAACCGGTGGTGCAGAAAGGATTGTTACCACCATTGCCAATCATCTTTCCAGAGACCGGTTTGAGCCGAAAATCCTGTTGCTTCGCAAGCAGGGTGGATATCTTAATTTTCTGAAAGAAGATGTTGAAATCATAGACATCAATACAGACAGAATCAGGCATTCCTTAAAGCCTATTTTGGGTGAAATTTACAGGAGAAAACCTGATATTGTATTTTCAGGTTTTGGAGAAGTAAATGCTTATCTGGCTTTATTTATAAGGCTTTTTCCAAGGACAAAATTTATTGCCAGGGAAACTAATGTGGTAACGCAGCATGTCACCAGAAAAGAGATTAAATTCTTCTATAATTTTTACAATAACTACCAGAAAATTATTGCCCAGAGCGATGATATGCTGAATGATCTGGTTGATAATTTTAATATTAAGAAAAAGAAAATTGTTAAAATAAATAACCCTGTTGATTTTGACTTCATCAATGAAAAATTATCTGTTTCTTCCAAACCTGAATCTTTTAAATACAATTATAAAAATGTTGTAGCCATCGGAAACCTGTCGGCCAGAAAAGGGTTTGATAACCTGCTGAAAGTATTTTCAAGGTTAAAAAATGAAAATATCATGCTTCATATTCTGGGCGACGGAAAAGACAAAGATGTTTTGTTTCAGATGAAAGATTTTTTGGGATTGAAAAATGTTGTTTTCCATGGAAGACAGGATAATCCGTACCAGTTCTTGAAATATGCAGATCTTTTTATTCTATCCTCCCGCTATGAGGGTTTTCCTAATGTACTCTTGGAAGCCGGAGCGTGCGGAACTTATTCTTTGGCCAATAACTGTCCCGGAGGAATCAATGAGATCATTCAGCACCAGGTAAACGGTGAAGTAGCGAACATTGAGGACTATGAAGATTTTTCACAGAAAATAATGAAAGTTCTTCAAGGTAATTACAATGCTGATGGGATAAAAAATTCTATCAGGTCAAGGTTTTCAAAAGATATTATTCTTGACAAATATGAAAGACTTCTTTTGAATTTAGCCAATAAATCATGA
- the recQ gene encoding DNA helicase RecQ: MSAKKANLSGELKKYFGFSTFKGQQEQIIENLLSGKDVFVLMPTGGGKSLCYQLPALISEGTAIVVSPLIALMKNQVDAVNGLSSDDGVAHVLNSSLNKTQTKQVFDDIKGGKTKLLYVAPESLIKDDYLDFLKEVKISFVAIDEAHCISEWGHDFRPEYRNLKSIIDRIADVPVIALTATATPKVQDDIQKTLGMTDALVFKESFNRPNLYYEVRPKVNIDKEIVRFINHHKGKSGIIYCLSRRKVEEFAQLLQVNGINALPYHAGLDQKVRVANQDKFLMEEVDIIVATIAFGMGIDKPDVRFVIHYDFPKSLESYYQETGRAGRDGGEGHCLAFYDPKDIEKLEKFLAQKPVSEREIGLQLLNEVVGYAETSMSRRQYILCYFGENFDPVKGDGADMCDNSSDPPKLKDATTDLTKTLELIKDTGEKFKSKDLISVIVGKENAVTKSYKLEQTSYFGFGKEEKDNYWKTILRQATVQGYLQKDIETYGVLKMSEKARKFLGGTSKEPFLIAEDREFDLTQSKAESDQVQQQSVGGLDQNLFGQLKELRKKVAKKYGIPPYTVFMDPSLEDMTVQYPVSVEEIAKIYGVGEGKAKKYGKEFADFIKTYVEDNNIERTQDMVLKQVANKSSHKVFIIQSTDKKIDLEDIARAKNLSMTELLKEMESIVYQGTKLNIDYYIEDNFDEDIVDGFMEFMTESESDSMKVLLDEFGDELSDEEVRMLRIKFISDVAN, encoded by the coding sequence ATGAGCGCAAAAAAAGCCAATTTATCAGGCGAATTGAAAAAGTACTTCGGGTTTTCTACATTTAAAGGCCAGCAGGAACAAATCATAGAAAATCTACTTAGTGGAAAGGATGTATTTGTCCTGATGCCAACAGGTGGGGGCAAGTCATTATGTTACCAGCTTCCGGCACTTATTTCAGAAGGTACGGCGATTGTAGTTTCGCCCTTAATAGCTTTAATGAAGAATCAGGTAGATGCCGTAAACGGACTTTCATCTGATGATGGGGTAGCCCACGTTTTAAATTCATCATTAAATAAGACACAGACAAAACAGGTCTTTGACGATATTAAAGGCGGAAAGACCAAACTTTTGTATGTAGCACCGGAATCATTGATTAAAGATGATTACCTGGATTTCCTGAAAGAAGTGAAGATCTCCTTTGTGGCTATTGACGAAGCACATTGTATTTCAGAATGGGGACATGATTTCAGACCGGAATACCGGAACCTGAAATCTATCATAGACAGGATTGCCGATGTACCGGTGATTGCTTTGACAGCGACTGCAACGCCAAAAGTTCAGGATGATATCCAAAAAACTTTGGGGATGACGGATGCATTGGTTTTTAAAGAAAGTTTCAACCGTCCCAATCTTTATTATGAAGTACGCCCAAAAGTCAATATAGATAAGGAAATTGTGAGGTTTATTAATCATCACAAAGGAAAATCAGGAATTATATACTGTTTAAGCCGTAGAAAAGTAGAAGAGTTTGCTCAGCTGCTGCAGGTAAATGGGATTAATGCACTTCCTTATCATGCGGGTCTGGATCAGAAAGTCAGAGTCGCCAATCAGGATAAATTCCTTATGGAAGAAGTAGATATTATTGTGGCTACGATTGCATTTGGGATGGGAATTGACAAACCGGATGTACGTTTCGTGATTCATTATGATTTTCCTAAATCTCTGGAAAGCTATTATCAGGAAACAGGAAGAGCTGGAAGAGACGGAGGCGAGGGCCACTGTCTGGCATTCTACGATCCGAAAGATATTGAAAAGCTTGAAAAATTTCTGGCACAGAAACCTGTTTCAGAAAGAGAGATCGGGCTGCAGCTTCTAAATGAAGTCGTAGGCTATGCCGAAACTTCAATGAGCAGAAGACAATACATTCTTTGTTATTTTGGGGAAAATTTTGATCCGGTAAAAGGAGATGGAGCGGATATGTGCGACAATTCGTCTGATCCTCCAAAACTGAAAGACGCGACCACAGATCTCACAAAAACCCTTGAACTCATCAAGGATACGGGAGAAAAATTTAAATCTAAAGATCTCATTTCCGTGATCGTTGGGAAAGAAAATGCGGTTACCAAATCATATAAATTAGAACAAACCTCGTATTTCGGTTTTGGAAAAGAGGAAAAAGATAATTACTGGAAAACCATTCTAAGACAGGCTACCGTTCAGGGCTATCTGCAAAAAGATATTGAAACTTACGGGGTCTTAAAGATGTCTGAAAAAGCCCGTAAGTTTTTAGGAGGTACATCTAAAGAACCATTTTTAATTGCTGAAGACAGGGAATTTGATCTTACACAGTCCAAAGCAGAAAGCGATCAGGTTCAGCAGCAATCCGTGGGAGGGCTGGATCAGAATTTATTCGGACAGTTAAAAGAACTGAGAAAAAAAGTTGCTAAAAAATATGGAATTCCGCCTTATACGGTGTTTATGGATCCCAGCTTGGAGGATATGACAGTTCAGTATCCTGTTTCAGTAGAAGAAATTGCAAAAATTTATGGAGTAGGAGAAGGAAAAGCCAAAAAATATGGGAAAGAATTTGCCGACTTTATCAAAACGTACGTTGAAGACAATAATATAGAACGTACCCAGGACATGGTATTGAAACAGGTGGCCAACAAATCCAGCCACAAAGTTTTCATTATCCAGAGTACAGATAAAAAGATCGATCTTGAAGATATTGCAAGAGCTAAAAACCTTTCCATGACTGAGCTTTTAAAAGAAATGGAAAGTATAGTCTATCAGGGAACAAAACTGAATATCGATTATTATATTGAAGATAATTTCGATGAAGATATTGTAGACGGCTTTATGGAATTTATGACCGAATCTGAAAGCGACAGCATGAAAGTGCTTCTCGATGAATTCGGGGATGAACTGTCTGATGAAGAAGTGAGAATGCTGAGAATAAAATTCATCAGTGACGTAGCCAACTAA
- a CDS encoding SIS domain-containing protein, protein MERSDIISIAKSTLEIEISELEKLKNRIDEDFAKAVEIIHSAKGKLIVVGIGKSAHVGNKIVATLNSTGTPSQFLHASEAIHGDLGVIQKQDVVLCISNSGNSPEIANLVPYLKDYSSALIGMTGNKNSKLAEFSEIVLDTHVDVEACPNKLAPTSSTTIQMALGDAMAVALMELNDFRENDFAKFHPGGSLGKNLVSKVDQFLSPQKPQVEENAPIRDVIISISASSHGITVVINDEKILGVITDGDLRRMLMKGDDITKVQAKDIMSANPKTIESNTLAKEAMKILKENNIGQLIVTENGKYSGIIDLHTLLDEGIN, encoded by the coding sequence ATGGAAAGAAGCGACATTATTTCAATTGCCAAGAGCACTTTAGAGATAGAAATTTCAGAACTTGAGAAATTAAAGAACAGGATTGATGAGGATTTTGCCAAAGCTGTGGAAATTATTCATTCGGCCAAGGGGAAATTAATTGTGGTAGGAATCGGAAAGTCTGCTCATGTAGGTAATAAAATTGTAGCCACATTGAACTCTACCGGTACGCCGTCACAGTTTCTTCATGCTTCGGAGGCTATCCACGGAGATCTTGGAGTGATCCAGAAGCAGGATGTGGTTTTATGCATTTCAAATTCCGGAAATTCACCGGAAATAGCCAATCTTGTTCCTTATTTAAAGGATTATTCTTCAGCTCTGATCGGGATGACAGGAAATAAGAACAGTAAACTTGCAGAATTCTCTGAAATTGTTCTGGATACTCATGTAGATGTGGAGGCGTGCCCGAACAAGCTGGCCCCAACAAGTTCTACCACGATACAGATGGCACTTGGTGATGCTATGGCGGTTGCTTTAATGGAACTGAATGATTTCAGGGAGAATGATTTTGCTAAATTTCACCCGGGAGGCAGCCTAGGAAAGAATCTTGTTTCAAAGGTAGACCAGTTTTTATCTCCTCAGAAGCCTCAGGTAGAAGAGAATGCACCGATAAGAGATGTGATTATCTCAATCAGCGCATCAAGCCACGGAATAACAGTGGTTATTAATGATGAAAAAATTCTTGGTGTGATCACAGACGGGGATTTAAGAAGAATGCTGATGAAGGGTGATGATATCACCAAAGTTCAGGCAAAAGACATTATGTCTGCCAACCCTAAAACTATCGAAAGTAATACTTTGGCAAAAGAGGCTATGAAAATTCTGAAAGAAAACAATATCGGTCAGCTGATTGTCACAGAAAATGGGAAGTATTCCGGGATCATCGATCTTCATACCTTATTGGATGAAGGGATCAATTAG
- the tatC gene encoding twin-arginine translocase subunit TatC codes for MDEKKDMSFLGHIGELRGHLVRSIIAIIIVAVAVGFNINWIMDHIFFGPTRNDFPTFRIVNHFSRMLLGEDSIHLPKEFPVRVQRLYQQFNVMMAVSVFGGIVGAFPYIVWELWRFIGPALHPNERKNSIFIINAVWILFMTGVLCGYFLILPFAVNFGVIFKISDIIIPLYDLSDYTTLFLQVILGMGIIFLFPILIYFLTIIGILTPTFMKTYRRHAIVLIMVVAAIITPADVLSMIMAALPLLVLYEFSIVMCSYTYKKVQRNAENLPAVK; via the coding sequence ATGGACGAAAAAAAAGACATGTCCTTTCTGGGACATATTGGAGAATTAAGAGGTCATCTTGTCCGCTCAATTATTGCGATCATCATTGTCGCTGTAGCCGTAGGATTCAATATCAACTGGATCATGGACCATATCTTTTTTGGGCCTACAAGAAATGATTTTCCAACCTTCAGGATAGTTAACCATTTTTCAAGAATGCTCTTAGGGGAAGACAGTATTCATCTTCCGAAAGAATTCCCGGTACGTGTGCAGAGGCTTTACCAGCAGTTCAATGTGATGATGGCTGTTTCTGTTTTCGGTGGTATTGTAGGGGCTTTTCCTTATATTGTATGGGAGCTGTGGAGATTTATCGGGCCTGCTCTTCATCCTAATGAAAGAAAAAATTCTATATTTATCATCAATGCTGTATGGATCCTGTTTATGACGGGAGTTTTGTGCGGTTACTTTTTAATCCTTCCTTTTGCCGTTAATTTCGGGGTTATTTTTAAGATCTCGGATATCATCATACCACTTTATGACCTAAGCGATTATACCACTTTATTTTTACAGGTTATTTTAGGGATGGGAATTATCTTCCTGTTTCCTATTCTGATCTATTTTCTTACCATCATAGGTATTCTGACGCCAACGTTTATGAAAACCTACCGACGTCACGCTATTGTACTGATCATGGTTGTTGCTGCGATTATTACTCCTGCGGATGTTTTGAGCATGATTATGGCTGCACTGCCTCTGCTTGTGTTGTACGAATTCAGTATTGTAATGTGTTCTTACACGTACAAAAAAGTACAAAGAAATGCGGAAAATCTTCCGGCAGTCAAATAA